In Triticum aestivum cultivar Chinese Spring chromosome 5B, IWGSC CS RefSeq v2.1, whole genome shotgun sequence, the following proteins share a genomic window:
- the LOC123112221 gene encoding probable BRI1 kinase inhibitor 1: MDAPRPRSPPPLFMPTAPSPPPRPPLSSSPSLDFSFSFSPFPPSPPPSHVHPRVLPLPAAVDMSRRPIGRVGSDISHNNYAKANHRQATSHSSCSSDDRDRAKARASPFFPGLGGAWRSGEGRDDTAGKAEEDRKKVKGKRGPLEVGQRVKKYMASLVEQLLASFSRHGERDRRGQRRRPHTFSVSGPGAAATMERERWRQRRGQLSSAPASLRASPVNSGHLSVGGSLVKVSTSSEESTMEELQSAIQAAIAHCKNSIAVAKQ, encoded by the coding sequence ATGGACGCGCCGCGGCCACGGTCGCCTCCTCCTCTGTTCATGCCAACCGCGCCTTccccaccaccacggccaccgctATCCTCCTCGCCCTCCCTcgacttctccttctccttctctccgTTCCCTCCATCGCCTCCACCTTCTCACGTCCACCCCCGCGTCCTTCCGCTTCCGGCCGCCGTCGACATGTCCAGGAGACCCATCGGCCGCGTCGGCAGCGACATCAGCCATAACAACTACGCCAAAGCCAACCATCGTCAAGCCACGAGCCACAGCAGCTGCAGCAGCGATGACAGGGACAGGGCCAAGGCCAGGGCGTCGCCTTTCTTTCCCGGCCTCGGCGGCGCGTGGAGATCAGGCGAGGGCAGAGACGACACGGCCGGCAAGGCCGAGGAGGACAggaagaaggtgaaggggaagAGAGGGCCGCTGGAGGTGGGCCAGCGGGTGAAGAAGTACATGGCGTCGCTGGTGGAGCAGCTGCTCGCCTCCTTCTCCAGGCACGGCGAGCGGGACAGGCGGGGGCAGCGGCGGAGGCCGCACACGTTCTCGGTGAGCGGGCCGGGCGCCGCCGCGACGATGGAGCGCGAGCGGTGGAGGCAGCGGCGCGGGCAGCTGTCGTCGGCGCCGGCGTCGCTGCGTGCGTCTCCGGTGAACAGCGGTCACCTGTCGGTGGGCGGGTCGCTGGTGAAGGTGTCGACGTCGTCGGAGGAGAGCACGATGGAGGAGCTGCAGAGCGCCATCCAGGCCGCCATCGCGCACTGCAAGAACTCCATCGCCGTGGCCAAGCAGTAG